A window of the Mesotoga prima MesG1.Ag.4.2 genome harbors these coding sequences:
- a CDS encoding IMPACT family protein gives MSCKKSLLEPGHFEINVRRSRFVGDGARCECEEEAKSFIKSLSQRYANADHCCWAYRISLQGREIANYSDAGEPHGSAGKPILGAIESLELTDVVVVVTRYFGGTKLGVRGLIDAYGETAAGALRAGKPALYCPGLELVVEMTYSQWNDFIRLFGEDKDYSVRKVDYSERVFASLAVQEKNIERIMGFLEDRRIFHKSGEELSFVSPVE, from the coding sequence ATGAGCTGTAAGAAGTCTCTTCTTGAACCAGGACACTTTGAAATCAATGTCAGAAGATCCAGGTTCGTAGGTGACGGCGCAAGATGCGAATGTGAAGAAGAAGCAAAGTCCTTTATCAAGTCGCTCTCTCAAAGGTATGCGAACGCCGACCATTGTTGCTGGGCATACCGGATTTCCCTTCAGGGAAGGGAAATCGCTAATTACTCAGATGCGGGAGAACCTCATGGATCTGCCGGTAAGCCTATTCTCGGAGCTATCGAAAGTCTTGAACTTACGGACGTTGTCGTGGTAGTTACCAGGTATTTTGGCGGAACAAAACTAGGAGTGAGAGGTTTGATTGATGCCTACGGAGAGACTGCTGCAGGAGCGCTCAGGGCCGGGAAACCGGCCCTGTACTGCCCTGGGCTAGAGTTGGTTGTAGAAATGACTTATAGTCAGTGGAACGATTTTATCAGGCTCTTTGGTGAAGATAAAGACTATTCGGTCCGAAAAGTCGACTATTCAGAAAGGGTTTTTGCATCACTTGCTGTTCAGGAAAAGAACATAGAAAGAATTATGGGGTTTCTTGAAGACAGAAGAATCTTTCACAAATCGGGGGAAGAACTGAGCTTTGTCAGCCCGGTCGAGTGA
- a CDS encoding penicillin-binding transpeptidase domain-containing protein: protein MKIKRFDLFFVLFILTVGLFIYKLYDYQIVSSDKYAAQVESISHRSISLLPQRGMILDRNGIPLAWDAPYYNIEKRVVFLPDDLKRMTIDAFDDKQKAETLIKNLEMFGSVEASLPAALAERLNDFPELEVSERVIRYYQNNPGVAHVVGYIKADGEPVMGIEKQYNDLLRGTPGEQLIRVDALGRQISLEGERPPVGGKDLTITIDSQMSKYIYELINETGKSGAAVVMTTSGEILALVSVPGFENMSFTKGISNRDWERLNLDPSRPLVNRALTPFTPGSVIKPFIAMIALAEGKDATEQIDCRGSFQYKDSQGIVQGVYRDWNLYGHGMTDLSKAITVSCNVYFYQLGLELGIDTISNYAEIWDVFEPTNIDLPEESTGLMPCPSWKQEKLEENWFPGDTIQISIGQGYLSITPLQLAKMTGEIATKGREILPYIGTERVSDRAVIELGESDWNLLTEALRNVISKGGGAAEAGTAYSAFRNFEGTAAGKTGTAEQGGSKPTHSWFTGFMPLEEPEIVVTVFVHEGGYGSGLASQISRKIMDYYLQEYMQQNHSTGLTKLSSSPDL, encoded by the coding sequence TTGAAGATTAAGAGATTCGACCTCTTCTTCGTACTTTTCATTCTAACAGTGGGACTCTTCATTTATAAATTGTACGATTACCAAATTGTGAGCTCTGATAAATACGCGGCACAAGTAGAAAGCATTAGCCATCGATCGATCTCTTTGCTTCCTCAAAGAGGTATGATTTTGGATCGAAATGGAATTCCGCTTGCGTGGGATGCACCCTACTACAATATTGAAAAAAGGGTGGTGTTTCTCCCTGATGACCTGAAGAGAATGACAATTGATGCCTTCGACGACAAACAGAAAGCAGAAACACTTATAAAAAACCTTGAAATGTTTGGAAGTGTTGAGGCGAGTCTTCCAGCGGCTCTCGCAGAAAGGCTCAACGACTTCCCGGAGCTGGAAGTTTCTGAAAGAGTTATCAGATACTATCAAAACAATCCCGGTGTTGCGCACGTTGTGGGATACATAAAAGCTGACGGAGAACCGGTAATGGGAATAGAAAAGCAGTACAATGACTTGTTGAGAGGAACTCCAGGGGAGCAGTTAATAAGAGTCGATGCGCTAGGACGCCAGATAAGTCTTGAAGGTGAAAGGCCGCCTGTAGGGGGAAAAGACCTTACTATAACCATAGACTCTCAAATGTCAAAATACATTTATGAATTAATCAACGAAACCGGCAAGAGCGGTGCAGCAGTAGTGATGACAACAAGCGGAGAGATTCTTGCCCTGGTATCGGTCCCCGGCTTTGAAAACATGTCTTTCACAAAGGGAATCTCCAATAGAGATTGGGAAAGATTGAATCTCGATCCCTCCAGGCCGCTTGTCAATAGAGCGTTAACTCCTTTTACGCCAGGATCTGTGATTAAGCCGTTCATTGCAATGATAGCTTTGGCAGAAGGAAAGGATGCAACTGAACAAATAGATTGTCGAGGAAGTTTCCAGTACAAAGACAGTCAGGGCATAGTTCAAGGGGTTTACAGAGACTGGAATCTTTACGGCCATGGCATGACAGATCTGTCTAAGGCCATAACCGTTTCATGTAACGTATACTTCTATCAGCTGGGGCTTGAGTTGGGAATTGACACGATCAGCAATTATGCCGAAATATGGGACGTTTTCGAGCCAACAAACATAGATCTACCTGAGGAATCAACAGGTCTAATGCCTTGTCCCTCATGGAAACAAGAAAAACTCGAAGAAAACTGGTTTCCCGGGGATACTATTCAGATTTCAATAGGCCAGGGTTATCTAAGCATCACTCCCTTGCAGCTGGCAAAGATGACCGGTGAAATTGCTACTAAAGGCCGCGAAATACTTCCCTATATTGGTACAGAGAGAGTGAGTGACAGGGCAGTAATTGAGCTTGGTGAAAGTGACTGGAACTTGCTTACAGAGGCTTTGAGAAATGTCATAAGCAAGGGGGGTGGAGCTGCCGAGGCGGGAACCGCCTATTCGGCCTTCAGGAATTTCGAAGGAACGGCAGCCGGCAAAACTGGTACAGCGGAACAGGGAGGCTCAAAACCTACCCATTCCTGGTTTACCGGCTTCATGCCACTTGAGGAGCCCGAAATAGTGGTAACCGTCTTCGTTCATGAAGGAGGCTATGGGTCCGGACTGGCATCACAGATATCCAGGAAGATAATGGACTATTACTTGCAGGAATACATGCAGCAGAATCACTCGACCGGGCTGACAAAGCTCAGTTCTTCCCCCGATTTGTGA
- the mreB gene encoding rod shape-determining protein — translation MFLRQDMGIDLGTANTLVYVKGQGVVTNEPSVVAIDVNSGKILQVGLEAKRMVGKTPASIVATRPLKDGVIADYDIALAMLKYFMGRAIGRRTFVKPRIVIGVPSGATEVERKAIVDAAIEAGAKKVFLIEEPMASSIGAGLNVEEPTGNMIVDIGGGTTEIAVISLGSIVLSQSIRVGGDEMDDYIVQYIKEKYRLMIGEKTAERVKMEIGNVVETEEADGSYAEIVGLDLNSGLPRKISISGSEIREAIAEPVSRIVEAVKLTVENTPPELISDIVQSGIVIAGGGSLLNGMQELIQRETGIMVVIADDPLTCVARGAGQVLERVSILERIEKGNLR, via the coding sequence ATGTTCTTAAGGCAAGACATGGGTATAGATTTGGGAACTGCCAACACTCTGGTCTATGTAAAAGGCCAAGGAGTAGTAACTAATGAACCCTCGGTTGTTGCAATCGATGTAAATTCAGGAAAGATCCTTCAAGTTGGCCTGGAAGCAAAAAGAATGGTGGGTAAAACGCCTGCCAGTATAGTTGCTACTCGCCCCTTGAAAGATGGCGTAATTGCAGATTACGACATTGCCCTCGCGATGCTGAAGTATTTTATGGGAAGAGCTATTGGCAGACGAACTTTTGTTAAACCAAGAATTGTGATTGGCGTTCCTTCCGGGGCGACCGAAGTGGAGAGAAAGGCGATTGTGGATGCCGCAATAGAAGCTGGAGCAAAGAAGGTCTTCCTAATTGAAGAACCAATGGCTAGTTCAATCGGCGCCGGCCTGAATGTGGAAGAACCTACGGGGAATATGATAGTTGATATCGGCGGAGGAACAACTGAAATTGCGGTGATTTCCCTCGGCAGCATTGTCTTGAGCCAATCTATAAGAGTTGGCGGAGACGAAATGGACGATTATATCGTTCAGTACATCAAAGAAAAGTACAGACTGATGATTGGCGAGAAAACAGCTGAACGTGTCAAAATGGAAATTGGAAATGTGGTCGAAACAGAAGAAGCCGACGGTTCCTATGCGGAAATTGTTGGTCTAGACTTGAATTCAGGTCTCCCGCGTAAGATTTCCATCTCCGGTTCAGAGATTCGAGAGGCGATTGCAGAACCGGTTTCTAGAATTGTTGAGGCAGTCAAACTCACTGTGGAAAACACACCTCCTGAGCTCATTTCCGATATCGTGCAGAGCGGTATTGTTATTGCGGGCGGAGGTTCCCTCTTAAACGGAATGCAGGAACTGATTCAAAGAGAAACTGGAATCATGGTTGTCATAGCCGATGATCCCTTGACTTGTGTGGCGAGAGGAGCTGGTCAGGTTCTGGAGAGAGTCTCCATACTTGAAAGAATTGAAAAAGGCAACTTGAGATAG
- the speE gene encoding polyamine aminopropyltransferase, with the protein MEDRELRTLNHLMYMEYYTGGNAGLFMKMKQLVYSFQSPFQRIDIFEHPEFGMVLVLDGITMFTEADEFMYHEMLVHVPLFTHPNPKRVLIIGGGDGGSLREVLKHPSVEEAILCEVDPYVIDAAKLHLKEMSVELDNPKASIFNENGADFVRKNKDYFDVIIVDSTDPTAGEGGHLFTKEFYSNCYKALRKDGIFCAETEDPFYDKGWVAIAYNRISSVFPISKMYTGFMTTYPSGMWTYTIGSKELDPLEDYDEERVLDFGAPLRYYNTEIHRASFALPTFLKELTGQF; encoded by the coding sequence ATGGAAGATAGAGAGTTAAGAACGTTGAACCATCTCATGTACATGGAATACTACACAGGAGGAAATGCAGGACTCTTCATGAAGATGAAGCAGCTCGTGTATTCATTCCAGAGTCCTTTTCAGAGAATAGATATTTTCGAACACCCTGAGTTTGGAATGGTTCTTGTGCTAGATGGGATAACAATGTTTACTGAAGCCGATGAATTTATGTATCATGAAATGTTAGTCCATGTTCCGCTTTTTACACATCCGAACCCAAAACGGGTCTTGATAATTGGTGGTGGCGACGGTGGTAGCTTGAGAGAGGTCCTCAAACACCCCTCTGTCGAGGAAGCGATTCTATGTGAAGTAGATCCATATGTAATCGATGCGGCTAAGCTCCATCTGAAGGAAATGTCGGTGGAACTAGACAATCCTAAGGCATCTATCTTTAATGAAAATGGAGCGGACTTTGTGAGAAAGAACAAGGACTATTTTGATGTAATAATTGTGGACTCTACTGACCCAACGGCAGGCGAAGGAGGGCATCTCTTTACCAAGGAGTTCTATTCAAATTGCTACAAAGCTCTAAGAAAGGACGGAATATTCTGTGCGGAAACTGAAGACCCTTTCTATGATAAGGGGTGGGTTGCGATTGCTTATAATAGGATTTCCTCTGTATTTCCCATTTCAAAGATGTACACCGGTTTCATGACGACTTATCCCTCTGGTATGTGGACTTATACAATTGGATCTAAAGAACTGGATCCACTCGAGGATTACGATGAAGAAAGGGTTCTTGATTTTGGAGCGCCCCTTAGATACTATAATACTGAAATACACAGGGCCTCGTTTGCTCTTCCTACGTTCCTTAAAGAGCTGACCGGTCAGTTTTGA
- the lepA gene encoding translation elongation factor 4 → MYKRDRIRNISIIAHIDHGKTTLVDRFLDITDTVDRRNKKDQFMDSMDIERERGITIKSKPVKLNYLADDGITYEINIIDTPGHVDFNYEVSRSLAACEGAILLVDASQGVEAQTVGNTYLAIENDLELIPVLNKIDIPNANIEETLAEIVDLIGYSPEDCLQASAKTGQGVKEILEAVVKRVSPPSGMLEAPLKALIFDAIYDKYRGVVIHVRIFEGSVKAGDRIQMMASGEIFEVVEVGYFLPQMEITDSLDAGEVGYIIAVIKDVSSAKIGDTVTSANNPTDTALPGYKEAKPMVYAGMFPGMPEYYDELRKALDKFKLNDASLVFEPENSPALGFGFRVGFLGLLHMDVVRERLEREFEIACILTAPNVVYRVTLQNGEVAEITNPASFPEPGEFLRVEEPFVDLSIITPSEYMGNLIGFITSEKRGDFKAVENAGKNRVVLRFEAPLSEIMFDFFDRMKAISRGYASMDYEILGYRESDLVKVTILVNKETVDSLSFIVHVDKEYSVAKKVVDKLSELIPQHQFQIPIQAKSRGRIIARSDIKALRKDVLAKCYGGDVTRKMKLLEKQKEGKKRMREIGQVTIPQNAFLAILRIGEEE, encoded by the coding sequence ATGTATAAGAGAGATCGTATTAGGAACATATCTATAATTGCTCACATTGATCACGGGAAGACGACTCTCGTCGACAGATTCTTAGATATCACCGATACTGTGGACAGACGAAACAAAAAGGATCAGTTCATGGATTCCATGGATATTGAGAGAGAAAGGGGAATTACCATAAAGTCTAAGCCCGTGAAGCTGAATTACCTTGCTGATGATGGGATTACATACGAGATCAACATTATTGATACGCCTGGTCATGTTGACTTCAACTATGAGGTTTCCAGGAGCTTGGCTGCCTGTGAGGGAGCGATTTTGCTTGTTGACGCTTCTCAGGGTGTTGAAGCTCAAACGGTTGGCAACACATATCTAGCAATCGAGAATGATCTTGAGTTGATACCTGTACTGAACAAGATAGATATTCCAAATGCAAATATCGAGGAAACACTTGCGGAAATTGTCGATCTTATAGGCTATTCTCCTGAAGACTGCCTTCAGGCGAGTGCAAAGACTGGTCAGGGGGTTAAGGAGATTCTGGAAGCAGTTGTCAAGAGAGTCTCACCCCCGTCGGGAATGCTAGAAGCACCATTAAAGGCATTGATTTTCGATGCGATTTACGATAAGTATAGAGGCGTAGTTATTCACGTAAGAATCTTTGAAGGTAGTGTCAAAGCGGGGGACAGAATTCAGATGATGGCTTCCGGTGAAATCTTTGAAGTAGTCGAAGTAGGATACTTCCTTCCTCAGATGGAAATCACCGATTCTCTGGATGCAGGTGAGGTTGGTTATATCATTGCCGTAATAAAAGACGTATCGAGTGCCAAGATAGGAGATACCGTTACTTCTGCCAATAATCCTACTGATACTGCCCTTCCTGGTTACAAAGAGGCGAAACCTATGGTCTACGCCGGGATGTTTCCTGGAATGCCCGAGTACTACGACGAACTGAGAAAGGCGCTGGATAAGTTCAAACTTAACGATGCCTCGCTCGTTTTTGAACCGGAGAACTCTCCCGCTTTGGGTTTTGGCTTCAGGGTGGGGTTCCTTGGCCTACTTCATATGGATGTTGTTAGAGAGAGGCTCGAAAGAGAATTCGAAATAGCCTGTATTCTTACCGCCCCTAATGTTGTTTATCGGGTCACTTTACAGAATGGTGAAGTTGCAGAAATAACTAATCCCGCTAGCTTTCCAGAGCCTGGTGAGTTCCTGAGAGTTGAAGAACCGTTTGTCGACCTATCTATAATCACGCCTTCGGAATATATGGGCAACCTAATAGGGTTCATAACTTCCGAAAAGAGAGGCGACTTCAAAGCGGTGGAAAACGCTGGAAAGAATCGGGTTGTTCTGCGTTTTGAGGCTCCGTTGTCGGAGATAATGTTTGACTTCTTCGATAGGATGAAGGCAATTTCGAGAGGTTACGCATCAATGGATTATGAAATTCTTGGCTATCGTGAGTCGGATTTGGTGAAAGTGACAATCCTCGTCAATAAGGAGACTGTAGATTCGCTTTCATTCATAGTTCATGTAGACAAGGAATATTCTGTAGCAAAAAAGGTAGTCGACAAGTTGAGCGAGCTAATACCGCAGCATCAATTTCAGATTCCGATACAGGCGAAATCAAGAGGTAGAATAATTGCTAGAAGCGATATAAAGGCATTACGAAAAGATGTTTTGGCCAAATGCTATGGAGGAGATGTCACAAGGAAGATGAAGCTCCTTGAGAAGCAGAAAGAAGGAAAGAAGAGAATGAGAGAAATCGGTCAGGTAACCATTCCACAGAATGCCTTCCTGGCGATTCTGAGAATCGGTGAAGAAGAATGA
- a CDS encoding deoxyribonuclease IV has product MIRLGAHMSISKGFDKVPGDTVGIGGNTFQIFPHSPRMWKASLPKSEMSASFISEMKDKALDPFDCMVHSGYLVNIASPNDEVWEKSVNLLSLEMKITATLGLKYLNFHPGSHLGEGLSEGLERILKGVEIVLGENRDNDVMLLLENVSAKGNHIGSSFEELAAIIDGSIQPERIGITYDTCHGFDSGFDIRDLEGTLKLIDKIDSTVGYEKLKMIHLNDSKYPLGAGKDRHEMIGKGYIGMNGGFKEFLSNEKIQEIPWLLETPGDDADHALEIKYVRELIG; this is encoded by the coding sequence TTGATAAGACTTGGGGCACATATGTCCATTTCTAAAGGGTTCGATAAAGTTCCCGGGGACACTGTAGGAATCGGCGGAAACACTTTTCAGATCTTTCCTCACAGTCCAAGGATGTGGAAAGCCTCTCTTCCTAAGAGTGAAATGTCAGCAAGTTTCATATCTGAAATGAAAGACAAAGCTCTAGATCCTTTCGATTGTATGGTTCATTCAGGTTATCTCGTGAACATTGCTTCTCCTAATGACGAGGTATGGGAGAAGTCTGTGAACCTTCTCTCTCTCGAGATGAAAATCACAGCTACTTTGGGTTTGAAGTATTTGAATTTCCATCCCGGAAGTCACCTGGGCGAAGGTCTTAGTGAAGGACTAGAAAGGATTCTTAAAGGAGTGGAAATCGTTCTAGGTGAGAATCGGGACAACGATGTGATGCTTCTTCTGGAAAACGTTTCTGCAAAAGGCAATCACATTGGCAGCAGTTTTGAGGAGCTTGCAGCGATAATTGATGGTTCTATTCAGCCTGAAAGGATTGGGATAACATATGATACCTGTCACGGGTTTGACTCGGGGTTCGACATAAGGGACTTAGAGGGAACCTTGAAGCTTATTGACAAAATCGATTCGACGGTGGGCTACGAAAAGCTGAAGATGATACATCTCAACGACAGCAAATATCCGCTCGGAGCTGGCAAGGACCGTCATGAAATGATTGGGAAGGGTTACATAGGTATGAATGGCGGATTCAAGGAGTTTCTTTCAAACGAAAAGATACAGGAAATCCCGTGGCTTCTTGAGACGCCTGGAGACGATGCAGATCATGCTTTAGAAATTAAGTATGTGAGGGAGCTTATTGGATAG
- a CDS encoding CTP synthase, whose protein sequence is MKKYVVVTGGVISGIGKGILSASIARVMKECGVEVNTLKIDPYLNLDAGTMNPNQHGEVFVTEDGYEADLDLGHYERFLGKNMRRENNMTAGQVFKSIIDKERKGDFLGATVQMVPHVTDEIKSRIRKVPGDLIMIEIGGTVGDIEGEIFLEAVRELWVEEGPENFLFIHVTYVPYLRVTNEFKTKPTQQSVQLLRRIGIQPQMIVVRSELPIEENELGKIALFGGVERQMVYNLPDSENVYDVPRIVYSHGIHRKIASWLNIEIEERFEWNYPKSFAPTRVAIVGKYLGTDDAYKSISESITLCGASKPEVIDSQCFEDMTDAQIKAELRKYDGIIIPGGFGKRGIEGKIAVIKAAREEDIPILGICLGMQLMVIEFARNVCKLENANSTEFDPSTPYPVIDLMEEQKAILKLGGTMRLGAQETPIEEGTTLYEAYNERLVYERHRHRYEVNLERFPDLFRTPEETDESKLRISSRATFVEAIELPEKRFFVGIQYHPEFRSKVGRPNPIFELFLTRVREKRRIQQ, encoded by the coding sequence ATGAAAAAGTATGTTGTGGTAACAGGAGGCGTAATCAGTGGCATCGGTAAGGGGATCCTTTCCGCCTCAATTGCTAGAGTTATGAAGGAGTGCGGAGTAGAGGTGAATACTCTGAAGATAGACCCGTATTTGAACCTCGATGCAGGTACGATGAATCCAAACCAGCATGGTGAGGTTTTCGTTACCGAAGACGGTTATGAAGCGGATCTTGATCTCGGCCACTATGAGAGATTTCTTGGCAAGAACATGAGAAGAGAGAACAACATGACGGCGGGGCAGGTCTTCAAATCAATAATCGACAAAGAGAGGAAAGGTGACTTTTTAGGAGCCACCGTTCAGATGGTTCCACATGTAACTGATGAGATCAAGTCTAGAATCAGAAAAGTGCCGGGTGATCTCATAATGATAGAAATTGGAGGTACTGTTGGCGACATTGAAGGAGAGATATTCCTTGAAGCGGTACGAGAACTGTGGGTCGAGGAGGGGCCGGAGAACTTCCTCTTCATACATGTAACCTATGTTCCCTATCTGCGTGTCACGAACGAGTTTAAGACTAAACCAACACAGCAGTCAGTTCAACTCCTAAGAAGAATTGGAATTCAGCCTCAAATGATTGTTGTTAGATCAGAGCTTCCAATTGAAGAAAACGAACTCGGAAAGATTGCCCTTTTTGGCGGAGTAGAAAGGCAGATGGTTTACAACCTACCCGATTCAGAAAACGTGTATGATGTTCCCAGAATTGTTTACTCCCATGGGATTCACAGAAAGATCGCATCCTGGTTAAACATTGAAATCGAAGAACGGTTCGAATGGAACTATCCCAAATCGTTTGCTCCAACCAGGGTAGCAATAGTGGGCAAGTACCTTGGGACAGACGATGCTTACAAGAGCATTTCTGAAAGCATTACTCTCTGCGGAGCAAGCAAGCCGGAAGTCATTGATTCACAGTGCTTTGAGGATATGACGGATGCACAGATAAAGGCCGAGCTTCGCAAATACGACGGAATAATCATACCCGGCGGTTTTGGCAAACGAGGTATTGAAGGAAAGATTGCCGTGATAAAGGCGGCCAGAGAAGAGGACATCCCGATTCTCGGTATTTGTTTGGGAATGCAGCTTATGGTTATCGAGTTCGCAAGGAACGTTTGCAAGTTAGAGAATGCAAACTCGACGGAGTTCGATCCTTCTACTCCATATCCAGTCATCGATCTAATGGAAGAGCAGAAAGCAATATTGAAACTTGGCGGTACGATGAGACTTGGCGCTCAGGAGACTCCAATAGAAGAAGGTACAACTCTTTACGAGGCGTATAACGAGCGTCTTGTCTATGAAAGACACAGGCACAGATATGAGGTCAACCTCGAGCGTTTTCCCGATCTTTTTAGGACGCCAGAAGAAACGGATGAAAGTAAACTGAGAATATCCTCTAGAGCGACATTCGTCGAGGCGATAGAACTTCCTGAAAAGAGATTCTTCGTCGGTATTCAATATCATCCTGAATTCAGGTCGAAGGTGGGTAGGCCCAATCCGATATTTGAACTCTTCCTGACGAGAGTAAGAGAGAAGAGAAGGATTCAACAGTGA
- the folP gene encoding dihydropteroate synthase: MTFENGRVLDLSEPRIMGILNITPDSFFPGSRFLDIPVALDKALEMLENGAAIIDIGGESSRPGAEKVESKEEIARVLPLIKQLRSKRPDAVISVDTYNSETASAALSEGADMINDITGLRSMKMIEAVSENHAAVVIMHMRGDPSTMSRMTDYRDVVGEVSSWLFERARRAIDFGVDPDRIILDPGIGFAKSAEQSIEILKNIEKFKKMGFPVLVGHSRKSFISKITGTPVEERLEETISISTYLYRKKVNIIRVHDVQEHGRIFGILKTLNPSGEYWGE, encoded by the coding sequence GTGACATTCGAAAACGGGAGAGTGCTAGATCTTTCGGAACCGCGAATAATGGGAATACTCAACATTACCCCCGACTCCTTTTTTCCGGGAAGCAGATTCCTTGACATACCGGTTGCTCTGGATAAAGCTCTCGAAATGCTCGAAAATGGTGCAGCAATAATAGACATAGGTGGAGAATCCTCAAGACCGGGAGCTGAAAAGGTAGAGTCAAAAGAGGAAATCGCAAGGGTTCTACCTTTAATAAAGCAACTGCGAAGCAAAAGACCTGATGCAGTGATCTCAGTAGACACTTATAACAGTGAGACTGCGAGTGCTGCACTTTCTGAAGGGGCTGACATGATCAACGATATCACCGGGCTCAGGTCGATGAAGATGATAGAGGCAGTCTCTGAAAACCATGCAGCTGTTGTTATTATGCACATGAGAGGCGATCCTTCTACCATGAGTCGAATGACAGATTACCGAGACGTAGTTGGAGAAGTTTCATCCTGGCTATTTGAAAGGGCCAGGCGGGCAATCGATTTCGGAGTAGATCCTGACAGGATAATACTTGATCCCGGGATAGGTTTCGCCAAGTCCGCTGAACAAAGTATTGAGATTTTGAAAAACATAGAGAAGTTTAAGAAGATGGGTTTCCCTGTTCTTGTAGGGCATTCCAGAAAAAGCTTCATATCGAAGATTACTGGAACACCGGTTGAAGAGAGATTGGAAGAAACTATTAGCATTTCAACATACTTATACCGTAAAAAGGTAAACATAATTCGCGTTCATGATGTACAGGAGCACGGTCGAATCTTTGGTATACTTAAGACATTGAACCCAAGCGGAGAGTATTGGGGGGAGTGA
- a CDS encoding carbohydrate ABC transporter permease yields the protein MPYSRRSKKYWKETWKAYLFLLPSIIILGVFVFWPIGFSLVLSFFKWDYTSTTRYFIGFDNYKELFRLTYPVSLSFVNSLMNTVVYVVIVLVVVQLIYYLLGLMSKYDKTDKSHSFLYVIFIALLSGYVLLRNTSIGLTTIGLFAGLGLMGFGLYVLLRRKSSIQSRRMKSSQWSTLILFIVVYYVFAYQILTQSADFVQYFTLAKESSDFLKSIYNTVYYVLLSVPTQIALALIIAMLLNKNIKLRSLFRTAYFIPFVTSVVAVSLVWQWMFNDQFGLLNYILSIFNLPRIAWLKDEVWTIPTIAIVSVWQHVGYTTVIFLAGLQNIDKSYYEAADVDGASGWQKFKFITWPLLSGTTFFIMIITMIGSFKVFSQIFILYQGLPGPVNKSGLTLVYYVFDAFYNQQRMGVASAAAYVLFMIILVLTMVQLNVGKKRVHYEG from the coding sequence TTGCCTTATAGTAGACGCTCAAAGAAATACTGGAAGGAAACCTGGAAGGCGTATCTTTTTCTGCTGCCTTCGATCATAATTCTGGGAGTGTTTGTCTTCTGGCCAATCGGTTTCTCGCTTGTTCTTAGTTTCTTTAAATGGGACTACACATCGACCACTCGTTATTTCATAGGTTTTGACAATTACAAAGAGCTCTTCAGGCTAACCTATCCCGTTTCCCTAAGTTTTGTGAACTCGCTAATGAACACTGTCGTTTATGTTGTTATCGTCCTTGTAGTAGTTCAACTAATCTACTATCTTCTTGGACTTATGAGTAAGTATGATAAGACAGACAAGAGTCATTCGTTTTTATATGTTATTTTCATTGCTTTGCTTTCCGGATATGTTCTTTTGCGTAATACCAGTATCGGTCTCACAACTATCGGGCTGTTTGCAGGGTTGGGCTTGATGGGTTTTGGACTCTATGTACTTCTTCGCAGGAAGAGTAGCATTCAGAGCAGAAGGATGAAATCAAGCCAGTGGTCAACCCTTATCCTGTTTATTGTCGTCTATTACGTTTTTGCTTACCAGATCCTCACTCAGAGCGCTGACTTTGTTCAGTATTTCACTCTGGCAAAAGAAAGCTCGGACTTTCTTAAGTCTATCTACAATACGGTCTATTATGTTCTGCTGTCAGTTCCAACTCAGATAGCCCTGGCTCTGATTATTGCTATGCTTTTAAACAAGAACATTAAGCTGAGATCCCTTTTCAGGACTGCTTATTTCATCCCTTTTGTTACATCTGTTGTTGCCGTTTCACTTGTGTGGCAGTGGATGTTCAACGACCAGTTTGGATTGCTCAACTACATTCTTTCAATCTTCAACCTGCCGAGAATTGCCTGGCTAAAAGATGAAGTTTGGACAATTCCAACGATAGCTATAGTCTCTGTATGGCAGCATGTTGGATACACTACCGTGATCTTTCTTGCCGGTCTTCAAAACATCGATAAGTCCTATTACGAGGCCGCCGATGTTGATGGCGCAAGCGGGTGGCAGAAATTCAAGTTCATTACCTGGCCGCTCCTCTCGGGCACCACTTTCTTCATAATGATAATCACGATGATAGGTTCGTTCAAGGTATTCTCTCAGATCTTTATTCTTTACCAGGGGCTACCTGGGCCGGTCAATAAAAGCGGATTGACCCTTGTATACTACGTATTTGATGCATTCTACAATCAGCAGAGAATGGGAGTAGCGAGCGCGGCAGCATATGTGCTCTTTATGATTATTCTGGTCTTGACAATGGTGCAGCTAAATGTGGGTAAGAAGCGCGTTCACTACGAAGGTTGA